A stretch of Komagataella phaffii GS115 chromosome 2, complete sequence DNA encodes these proteins:
- a CDS encoding uncharacterized protein (Putative protein of unknown function with similarity to human thiosulfate sulfurtransferase) codes for MLKSSNLISPSQLASFFKSTNSRLVAVDASWYMPNVPDNGFLKYRQVRLGANSVFFDIDLVKDDSSHFPHMLPSVEKFNKEVSDLGITKEDTLLFYDQQGIFSAPRALWMFEIFGHDPAKLAILNTFPNYSQTIGESTFASKVQDDIPYLNTKPVTSPTPFQKSDYKSSGIDGSKIISYEELLYLVEADQIGTHFTLIDARGSSRFTGESPEPRPGLSSGHVPKAISLPFTELIASDGSYLSQSALVSQFESRKIDDSKPIIVMCGTGVTACVLRTGLQRAGLGSKGIKVYDGSWTEWAQRAPKKFIVKDI; via the coding sequence atgttgaaaagttccAACCTGATTTCTCCATCCCAATTGGCaagctttttcaaatctaccaACTCAAGATTGGTCGCTGTCGATGCATCTTGGTATATGCCTAACGTACCTGACAATGGATTTTTGAAGTATCGTCAGGTCCGATTAGGAGCCAATTCTGTTTTCTTCGACATTGACCTTGTCAAGGATGATTCCAGTCATTTCCCACATATGTTACCAagtgttgaaaaattcaacaaagaGGTTAGCGACTTGGGTATCACTAAAGAGGATACACTGCTGTTTTATGACCAGCAGGGAATTTTCTCAGCACCCAGAGCTCTTTGGATGTTTGAGATATTCGGGCATGACCCTGCTAAATTGGCTATTCTTAACACGTTTCCAAACTACTCTCAAACGATTGGAGAGTCGACTTTTGCTTCAAAGGTGCAAGACGATATACCTTACTTGAACACCAAACCCGTTACGAGCCCAACTCCATTTCAGAAATCAGACTACAAGTCTTCAGGGATTGATGGATCGAAGATCATTTCTTACGAAGAATTACTCTATCTCGTCGAAGCCGATCAAATCGGGACACATTTTACTCTGATCGATGCTAGAGGTTCTTCCAGATTCACAGGTGAATCTCCGGAACCAAGACCTGGTTTGAGTTCAGGACATGTGCCTAAAGCAATATCATTGCCCTTTACTGAACTAATAGCATCCGATGGCTCGTATCTCTCCCAGTCTGCATTGGTCTCGCAGTTTGAATCCAGGAAAATCGATGACTCCAAACCAATTATTGTTATGTGTGGAACAGGTGTTACTGCCTGCGTTCTGAGAACGGGGCTGCAGCGTGCAGGACTAGGGTCGAAGGGAATTAAGGTTTACGATGGTAGTTGGACTGAATGGGCTCAAAGAGCaccaaaaaaattcattgtGAAGGATATCTAA
- a CDS encoding GPI inositol deacylase of the ER that negatively regulates COPII vesicle formation has translation MEQLPSGKNQASLHESVDSPSSSFVQSKEKFEPDEHEGRSMRYPKTSLSIVICIGLLIILQICGSWFESAAEIDSNFCRKVTMFPSYARVKAFNQNHSRFASKYSLYLYREQGKDKIPEEGSDETLSLDGVPALFIPGNAGSYRQVRSIASESTLLYDRFYKNGAQDYRYQLDVNPNSSKIDFFTADFNEDLTAFHGRTLLDQAEFLNEAVKFILSLYSEQKNPPTSVIIVAHSMGGIVARVMMSLPNYVAESINTILTLATPHAAAPATFDGNLNRIYKDTDEFWRIGLMHDNALGSELYELAHSRLQNVSLVSVTGGLLDTTLPADYTTLKGLIPRTHGFNVFSTGIPGVWTPIDHLAIVWCDQLRKVIAKVLLETIDSSSPQKTYNLEKRMSIFETYLLDGLSKDFNSLQLNQASVVNSQVNELPMRVKVNTDLDNVDARDSRIRLYGSPKPVINLFEIPKNGSIFTVLSSSPFSQSQIESSKNPSVLLCNPLSATKKYSATQETSVLDYTNPLEPSNSVEMECIDVSKSSHSIPRSLKNTRTTASSSIDGQYPPFHLIQYHTDTLSNYQFVLVRVPEKLEDEFVVAEMQQDQAQTIPLGQRSLYELITRGYYLTLPKNRPFNLNLLVPSAHSSLLAYKLDIRYKSSEHELFTPLLKFHINEETKWLVNLKENDQISLVFHSGMIPYVPFERDNRTYLSLQLFSDSIAIEEVMDIYLSISWFQSLKLLVLRYRLLIISFPVAIVLIVFLLQSNVHYKEGYFPAFGEGLTMLVHYSTLLPLLFSVSVLSICCSNGFFQSLIAFLEPLNEYNVKQMNLVSGSDSMHINPYLLGLEESILWWLAPCFTVISIALISLVYFFIHTLLMSVTLIGRSSMLRKSTFFQRRRIGGLFLSQKKRTIGFVALLCLVPVYVPYQFAFIICTVVQAILSVRIALRKETNDSSESLTSPSSPSETPVQDSSPDSIKANVQNYNVSLLMLMLWILPINVPILVVWIHNFSVNWPTPFSSHHNFLAVLPIMLLVQSNVQGKMLPRMEYIWIFNCFGVYFVFYSLVFGSRSLYSLHHYFNLLCVWLLAQTCL, from the coding sequence ATGGAACAACTGCCTTCCGGGAAAAATCAAGCATCTTTGCATGAATCCGTTGACTCTCCCTCATCTTCCTTTGTCCAATCTAAGGAAAAGTTCGAACCGGACGAACACGAGGGCAGAAGCATGCGATACCCTAAGACTTCATTGTCGATAGTGATATGTATCGGCCTGCTTATCATTTTGCAAATTTGTGGTAGCTGGTTCGAGTCTGctgctgaaattgatagTAACTTCTGTCGCAAGGTTACAATGTTTCCCTCATACGCCAGAGTGAAAGCGTTTAATCAAAATCACTCGAGGTTTGCATCCAAGTACTCTTTGTATCTCTATAGAGAGCAAGGAAAGGACAAGATACCAGAAGAGGGCTCTGATGAGACTTTAAGTTTGGACGGAGTTCCTGCATTATTTATTCCTGGAAATGCTGGAAGCTATCGACAAGTGAGATCCATCGCCTCTGAAAGCACACTCCTGTACGATAGATTTTACAAGAATGGTGCACAGGATTACCGATACCAATTGGATGTAAATCCAAACTCCTCGAAGATTGACTTTTTCACCGCCGACTTCAACGAAGACCTCACTGCTTTTCATGGACGAACGCTTCTGGATCAAGCGGAATTCTTGAATGAGGCTGTCAAGTTCATCCTTTCTCTGTATTCCGAACAAAAAAACCCACCCACTTCTGTCATTATTGTGGCACATTCGATGGGTGGCATAGTTGCCCGCGTCATGATGTCTTTGCCTAATTATGTTGCTGAATCAATAAATACCATCTTGACTCTAGCGACTCCTCATGCTGCTGCTCCTGCGACTTTTGATGGAAATCTCAATCGTATTTACAAAGATACAGACGAATTTTGGAGGATTGGGTTAATGCATGACAATGCTCTAGGTTCGGAACTATATGAACTTGCTCACTCAAGGCTACAGAATGTATCGTTAGTATCAGTTACGGGCGGATTGTTAGACACCACTTTACCTGCAGATTATACAACGCTAAAGGGCCTTATTCCCCGAACACACGGCTTTAATGTATTCTCTACTGGAATACCAGGTGTTTGGACACCAATTGACCATCTTGCAATTGTTTGGTGTGATCAGTTACGAAAAGTCATTGCTAAAGTGCTATTGGAGACTATAGATTCATCTTCCCCACAAAAAACCTATAACTTAGAAAAGCGCATGTCCATATTTGAAACGTATCTTTTGGATGGactttcaaaggatttCAATTCCTTGCAGCTCAACCAAGCTTCCGTTGTCAATTCTCAGGTTAACGAGTTGCCCATGAGGGTTAAAGTGAATACTGATCTTGACAACGTGGATGCAAGAGATTCAAGGATAAGACTTTACGGTTCTCCCAAACCAGTTATCAacctttttgaaattcccAAAAATGGCTCAATTTTCACAGTTTTAAGTTCGTCGCCCTTTAGCCAATCTCAGATTGAAAGTAGTAAAAATCCCTCGGTCTTGCTCTGTAATCCCTTATCAGCAACCAAGAAGTATTCAGCAACACAAGAGACATCCGTTCTTGATTACACAAATCCACTAGAGCCTTCCAATTCAGTAGAAATGGAATGCATTGATGTCAGTAAGAGCTCTCACTCAATTCCCagatcattgaaaaacacAAGGACAACTGCAAGCTCATCAATTGATGGCCAGTATCCTCCTTTCCATCTTATTCAATACCACACTGATACACTCTCCAATTACCAATTTGTTTTGGTGCGAGTGCCTGAGAAGCTAGAAGATGAGTTTGTTGTCGCTGAAATGCAACAAGATCAAGCTCAAACAATCCCGCTCGGCCAGCGCAGTCTTTATGAATTGATTACCAGAGGTTACTACCTTACTCTTCCCAAGAATAGACCATTTAATTTGAACTTACTGGTTCCATCAGCGCATAGTAGTTTGTTGGCCTACAAGCTTGATATTAGATACAAGAGCAGTGAGCACGAACTGTTCACTCCTCTGTTGAAGTTTCACATCAACGAAGAAACCAAATGGTTAGTTaacttgaaggaaaatgatCAAATATCTCTTGTTTTCCACAGTGGTATGATACCTTATGttccatttgaaagagacaATAGAACGTATCTGTCGCTCCAATTGTTCAGTGACTCTATTGCTATCGAAGAAGTAATGGATATCTATTTATCGATATCCTGGTTTCAGTCACTTAAACTCTTGGTGTTGCGTTATAGGTTGTTGATAATTAGTTTTCCGGTTGCTATTGTCTTAATTGTTTTCTTATTGCAATCCAATGTGCATTACAAGGAGGGATACTTTCCAGCTTTTGGGGAAGGACTAACTATGTTAGTTCATTATTCAACATTACTACCATTACTATTCTCAGTATCTGTCCTATCTATCTGTTGTTCAAACGGGTTTTTTCAATCACTAATTGCATTCCTAGAACCCTTGAATGAATATAACGTCAAGCAAATGAACTTGGTGTCCGGAAGTGACTCAATGCATATCAATCCTTACTTATTAGGACTCGAAGAATCAATTTTATGGTGGTTGGCGCCATGCTTTACAGTGATTTCGATTGCGCTGATCTCTCTtgtttattttttcattcacACTTTACTCATGAGTGTTACTCTCATTGGCAGGTCATCTATGTTAAGAAAATCCactttttttcaaaggagaaGGATAGGGGGATTGTTTTTAagtcaaaagaaaaggacGATTGGATTTGTTGCATTACTTTGTCTGGTACCTGTTTATGTTCCTTACCAATTTGCCTTTATCATATGTACCGTCGTACAAGCAATACTGTCAGTCAGAATCGCACTCAGAAAGGAAACTAACGACTCTTCAGAAAGCTTGACAAGTCCTTCGAGTCCATCAGAGACTCCAGTTCAAGACAGTAGTCCTGATTCGATAAAGGCCAATGTACAAAACTACAATGTCTCTTTACTCATGCTAATGTTGTGGATCTTGCCTATAAATGTACCTATTCTTGTTGTATGGATTCATAACTTTTCCGTGAATTGGCCCACACCATTTTCATCTCACCACAACTTCCTAGCAGTGCTTCCCATCATGTTGTTGGTGCAATCTAATGTTCAAGGTAAGATGCTTCCAAGAATGGAGTATATTTGGATATTCAACTGTTTCGGGGTTTATTTTGTATTTTATTCTTTGGTTTTTGGTTCCAGGAGCTTGTATTCTCTACATCATTACTTCAACTTGCTCTGTGTGTGGCTATTGGCACAAACATGTTTATAA